In the genome of Pagrus major chromosome 17, Pma_NU_1.0, the window acaataacaacagtcTTTGTTCGAACATACGTCGAACATTTGTCTAATGTACTGTTGAACATTTGTATTATGTTATGAGTAAATGAACATTACTTGAGCATTAGAATGTTCAACAAAGATTATTAAACTGGTTTCCATATTGTTTATTGGATATTTTGTATAGAATTTATCGATCATTTGTATAGGATGAGTGAATAGTTAAAGTTCAAAAAAAGTAATTCTGAGATTGTGTATGTTTGTCCATGAATTGTCACATCTGTATAGAAGATGATTTGTTGAATCTCAACTAATAAGCTGTTGAAATATTACTAATGAAAACTCCCTGTAGTCGGACTATCCAAATAAATTGTTACCAACAAATatgtgagggttttttttggtttgctCAGTGGTGATGACCTCTAGGATTCATGAAGTGTTGAGCATGCcatgcaaaaataaaactggagAAGTCGTAGTTactaaaataaatcaaattccTGAATGTCTGAAGAAGGAAGTGAGTGCAGCAGGATGGCACACATTGTGCTAAAGCCCAGGAAtgcagagcagagacacaatttgaaacaaaataaaagaattaTAGTAATTATACGAGCTGAGTAGATACTTTTTTTGTATTGGCTCATGATAGTAAAACCTGAAAATATACAACACAGGTGAGAATAGTTAAGAGCCCAAAACATACTtagaatgaaaagtaaaaaaataaaaaaaagattaatgaTGATTAATATGGTATAATACCCCAATAGAAGTCTGATGAGACAAAGGTTTGATTTGGCGTGTAACACAGTGGATTAAAAGTGGAATGGAAACTAGACAAGTCATTTCACACGAGGAGGAAAtgacagcacagcagcacaagTCAGGAAATATGTGTCACTTTATTTGCAGGTCTGACCCTGAGAGGACGAGATGGATCCTGTAAAATGGACTCTGGTTTTCTGGGGCCTTTGCTTCAAAGGTATGTTACAATCTCGATACTCTGCATCACAAGAAGTACGATTAAAcagatttttgtctttttcttgtattcttgtctctttttttttgtattttccaggTTAAGTTGTGATTTATTCTGTGCTTTGTACTATTTGATTTGAAATTTTCAGTTCCTCAGACTGAAGCCTCATCTTGGACAGTTAAGGTGCCATCCTCAGTCAAAGGTCTCCCTGGATCCTGTGTGGTGATCCCCTGCACATTTGACTACCCAAATCCAGGGACAACGATCACTCAGTTCACCGGGATGTGGCTCAGCGATACCAATGAGCTCATTTATCACCCAGAGCAGTCTAAAACGATGGAGCAGTATCGGAGTCGGACACAGCTGGTTGGAGACGTCAGTCAGAAGAGTTGTTCACTGAAGATTGATCCTCTTCAAGAAAGTGACCGCGGGCCTTTTTATTTCAGGATCGAAATGGCAGGCCATGATAAATATTcttacagagagaagaaagtctCCATCGCAATGATCAGTAAGTATATATTAGTAACTTTCAACAAACATCTTTAACAGTACAGTCTCTTTATTTCCAGTGTTGTTCCCATAAATTTCTTTTAATATTCAGAACATTATtaagaaatgtgtttataaGTCGGTCCTGACACCAATCATTTGTCCTGATCAGCAATCAGTGAATATGGAGTcagaaaaataattgatttggtttatttttgcTACTTCAGAAATGTCAcgaaatgtttttataattgTACAAACAGCCACAGCTTGAAAAAAGGACACTTTAAACTGTATAGCAGTGTTAACctctatgtttttgtttcacctgttttaACTTtgaaagttacatttttaattatcacCCTAAATGAGGTCCTCTGACAGTACAGCTGAGTACTAACAGTGCTAACGGAGGTTCCCAGGCTTCAACAACTGTTCCCAGTTCCTTTTTTGCATTTAACTGGCTCTTAAAATAGCTTCGATCATAACAGTTTCATTTCTCTGGAAAAGACACGTGCCACCCATTTTAAGAATTCGTATATGTTAAATCCTGTgcagcagtttttgttttttttatctctcacAAAACTTGAAATCAGACTAAAACCTTAAATTTGCGATGCAACTATAGCCCCATGcacactgccctttcaaggcgggaatcatgcgccgatACTAGTAACAGTGCTGCAGTAGAGGCAAGatggcgtctgtgtgaatggaaaaacCGACAGCGCGGGACAGGGGTGCACCGGAGCTAACCGAGTGGAGAACTAACGTCAATACGTTCGCCAACAAATTCCATGGCGATGATGGAGAGTACAAGCGtggtcacagtgatgtcatacGTCACGGTGACGTACCAGAGATGCGCTCACTGTGCATGCAGACGTAGCGAACGATGGAGCTTACCCGTGACTTTGCGTGTGGTAAACGTACGGTTGGATTTGCACCGGTATGACGTCTGTGTGGATAACTTCTAGCATGACGTCCGTCTGCCTCCGTTAGCATAGTATAAGGTCAATATATTAAACTATATTAGTCTATTAGCAAACAAGCTGTTGCTTCCCATGTTGACTCATGTTCTGCCCAGAGTTAGGGTTTTAGCTCACTAGATGGCCACTGACGCCACCATTATAAATTTTAAGTTGTACTTATAAACCAACATGATTTGTTTcttactgtttttgttgttgttgttactgttcAGCAGCACGACccaaataaaacaggaagtatcCTTCTGTCCATACCTTTacccagtgttgtaaaaagtacccaaaggtcatacttaaataaagtaaagtatgcatatatttacatgtatatgcCACTATGTGTTGACCAATTAGCCATCTCGCCGATTAtctgatctgatattcagcagttTTCTAATTTTCCTTCTAATTCAATTTTATGCTCTAATTCAACTTTTTTCTAatttctaatttatttatttttttaatttatttgccaaTAAAATTATCAATTTGGCTCTGATGTGATatataatctgcaaagtaactatcaacgaaatgtatcaaataaatatagtgagtaaaaagtacaatatttccttcCTAAATATCGTGGAGTGATGGTCGTGGAAgatgcagaaaatgtaaattctcaagtaaagtacactttagaaataatgaaatgaattgtaaatattacaacaacaaaaagtcaTACTATCTTCATAAAATCTATGAATATCAGTGAAGTCGATGTCAAAATAAATGGCTAAAAATCCAACTTAGATCTATTAAGTATATTTCaaatcataacaacaacaaatcatatTCTCAATATTTACTTAATTTTTTCTGTAAGTTTTGATTGAAATATTTGAGAATAGAATAATTATCTTGATCAGTTTCAATAACTATTTATTCCAGATCAGTATTCTTCAACATCAACAATAACGTTagttatttagtttagtttagttaagAAATTTAGGAAGTCATCAGTCCTCACGGGAAACCTGCCTTGTGGCaacatccattcatccatccatccatccatccatctatctatctatctatctatctatctatctatctatctatctatctatctatctatctatctatctatctatctatctatctatctatctatctatctatctatctatcatatTGAGCCTTTCTTCGTGGACATATCTTTATAGGGTGTATCTAATATTTCAGTTATATCTACTTAatatttttggttgttttggcTCAAGGTTACTATTGAATTGATTTAGGATATTTAATTATATCCACTCAATTTTATATGCCATGGTGCCATCATATTGTGCCTTCCTTTTTTGAATTTTTGTCAACTAAAGTGCTTCCAAAATCTTTAATGTTGAAACGACTGAAGCCAGAGTGCAGCGTTTCAAAAGACATATCATCATTTTGAGCAGCCAAGACGACCAAAAGTTCTCCCCCTTACTTGCAATAGCCTCCTGGGGTTTGCTATCGCCTATCATGACCTTTCTTGTTGTTACAGGTGAACTAAGTCCCATCAGTTTCTCTGTGAAAGAGGAGGTAATCGAGGGTCAAAATGTGTCTGCGTCCTGCTCTGTGTCTCACTCCtgctccacctctcctcctgtcttcaccTGGAATCACCCTGGAGAGGCAAATGTCCAACCACATCAGCTTGAAGATGGCCAGTGGAGAGCTACATCAACTCTGACCTTTCACCCTACCAGAGCGGATCATAACAAGCCTTTACAATGCACCGTAACATACCGGGGAGGGCGGCACCACAAAACATCTAAGGTCCTCAACGTAAAATGTAAGTACATATGGGAGTAAGTAAGTAATTCTGTTATGCggtatttttcaaaatggatcaaagtaaataaaagatgacaaaaagcattttattttatgaaaattGGAACAAGAAAGCGCCAAAAGAGAGAATGAAGAATCTTTTCAAAACCACACTGAGGTCAAAAAGCAGGAAAATTGGCAGAAAGTATATGTAACCTAATggatttagtgttttttttactcaagCTCTTTACCAACACATAGGCTCTACATTCAAATAAAGTGGCTTTCGATGCTTCTTATAGGAGGTTTAGTCACAGTCAGAGGATTTACAGTCATAATGTATTTATCTGCAGTTGAAAAAGAGCATTATGCTGTCCCTTACTGTCGTTTATATTGTCTTAGGTGGCTGCATGATGGACAGAagatttctgattttgttttgtcacaatCCTCCAATAATAATTCGATTTGATTTTagatttcaactttttttttttcagcactgataGATATGCAATTGTTAGACCATCACATCTGGATTCATGAAGATCAATGAATCACtggttttatgccctgacaTCTGTTATTTACATTGTCAAATTCTTCTATAAAGAGATAGAGGTATTTTATAACAACAGCTTGACTGTAGCAGGTTGGGGTTAAggaagttcaaataatattcaccaaattaAAGAttccagatttgaaaaaaaaaaaaacaccagcctTTGGGGATTCAACAATTACCAGTAAAAGATAGAAAAGCAGTTTCTTACCAAGTTGGGTTTCTCAAATCCGTCCCAAGTACgccctcttcccaaacaaatcaataaaggatctctcaataagaaaataaattcaagaTCTCCAACACAGTCTGAGTTACCTTTGGTACCAGTCAGTCAGACTGTCTTCGAGCACACCGGATAAGAGTCTTgaggtgcagctgcaggctaccaGTAAGCCAGCTTTGTCACATTAGGagcgttgttgttttttttcttctgatgcGTCCAAAGTAGGTGGTTGTGGAAAGAAATCAACAATTCTCTTTTTGATTTGATGATAGAATTTGAAAGCTCATTTCGATCAATTTTCGATTTTGAATTATTATTGTGACACCCCCACTCTTCAGTCATGCTAACAGCTATCAGCTTGACTTggatttatgaccaaatacctgcaagaGTAACAACATTCCCACCAGCCTTGGTTGTTATTTGTCATTGGTGCTCATTAGCAAATGCTAGCATGGTAACACATTAAACTaacatggtgaacatggtaaacattatacctgctaaagATTAGCATGTGGGAATAGCCATTGAGAGCATATTTTGCAATGCTAGTGGTAGCATTTAATAGTTCATGGCACTGCTGTGCCTAAGTAAAGCCTCACAGAGATGCTAGCATGGCTGCTAACAAGGCTGCTAGCTTGGCCGTAGACTCTTATCCTGCTTGTTTATGTGCTCTGACATCAGCTCAGctttgacattactttgtaagAGAGTGCAAAATGTGAACATACACCATCAAGGGTGTCACTATTGAAAGGTGGTGGGGATATAATGGCTCGAATGAAGagagattttttaaatcaaccaATGATAATCACGGCAGGAAATAAATGTTATAACAGTGCATCAAAAGGGCATAGTTTATTGCAGAGTCAAAATGTACGAAAATCCAAAGCACACAACATATAATAATGTTGATCAACCAAATAACAGTCATCAATATGCTTCACCACGACTTCAACACCATGtcaatttgaaacatttttaataaatcatgttttcaaagagtgatggggacaaaatctACCGTTTAAAAAAGTAGTAGGGACATGTCCCCAGCATCCCCAGTGTGTAAATGACACCTGTCTACGGTATCTCTGTAAATACTATTATGAATTGAATGTTTCCATGTAGACGCTCCCCATGTGAAAGTTGAGTACAAGTCTGATGTAAAGGAAGGAGAAGCTGTGCGTCTGAAATGCTCAAGTGATGCCAATCCTCCTGCCAGCAGCTATGAGTGGCAGAATGAAACTGGTGCTCTGCTGCATCAGGGGAACATCTTCATGCTGCCAAATATCTCCAGACACCACACAGGAGGCCTGTACTGTACTGCTACTAATACAATAGGACGCCACAAATCAAGCTCTGTGCAGCTCAATGTGTTTTGTAagtaaacaataaaagaaatgttatgATAAGGCAAAGACTAATTTGAACATATAAAAGAAAAGTATGGGTAATTCATAACTAGATTTATCTTCATCACAGATGCTGTCATGCGTGCATGTCAAGCATATTACTTCACCACCAGAGACATCATACTCTAGGTGTTCCTTTAGCAGGCAGATAATTgccatatacattttttttttttactgcattgtgttttgttatctATTTTCTGAAGAGACagattttatttgtgtaaaagttCAAATgtgacaatgaaaacatttgactGGTTACATTACCTGTGGGTCAAAGGCACTCTTTTTTTACTGGGGCGGTTAAGAAAAGGCGTATATCACATTTACTGTAGAAAGCACCAGTGcatgtcagtcagctgttttcatttgttaatcAACATTTCTTGGTGCGATTTTTcgaaacatttttaacaaatcatgttttcaaaaagtgatggggacaaa includes:
- the LOC141012192 gene encoding myelin-associated glycoprotein, with product MDPVKWTLVFWGLCFKVPQTEASSWTVKVPSSVKGLPGSCVVIPCTFDYPNPGTTITQFTGMWLSDTNELIYHPEQSKTMEQYRSRTQLVGDVSQKSCSLKIDPLQESDRGPFYFRIEMAGHDKYSYREKKVSIAMISELSPISFSVKEEVIEGQNVSASCSVSHSCSTSPPVFTWNHPGEANVQPHQLEDGQWRATSTLTFHPTRADHNKPLQCTVTYRGGRHHKTSKVLNVKYAPHVKVEYKSDVKEGEAVRLKCSSDANPPASSYEWQNETGALLHQGNIFMLPNISRHHTGGLYCTATNTIGRHKSSSVQLNVFYAPHVKVEYKSDVKEGEAVRLKCSSDANPPASSYEWQNETGARLHQGNIFMLPNISRHHTGGLYCTATNTIGRRKSSSVQLNVLYAPEVKTMSSCSSGTDMVKCVCIVESKPPSRVYFVLSDRVLPSTKIEKHGSLTIGTLQAELGSYESVLCLANNTQGNASLYLPVNSKMQSLYIIIAVGAGVTVLILLVAVGVVKKCRGRSGDAPTSQLSTMMADKNVELPEYAATKRIEKNYDDVQCPDMYPDAPIYGNMETDWDDAIYANV